The Athalia rosae chromosome 7, iyAthRosa1.1, whole genome shotgun sequence genome window below encodes:
- the LOC105689639 gene encoding protein Wnt-11-like, giving the protein MLSEPGNRRTNLNLFQISFIALVLVVQDGTCIKWLALGRTAEGWNWSRESCTGARSSGLLERKQARVCRAAPDVMPNLVEAAKDTATVCQQTFRHRRWNCSSIQLAPNYTQDLLGGTREQAFVYAMSAAAAVWRLARGCALGSLAACSCATPPRREPPSPSALTSSSAALGALASRNSFKWGGCGDDVKSASRIAKRFLQASSPPGTGAMGKFMHAVNMHNNRAGRRAVEQSLTLECKCHGVSGSCSVRTCWRGLGSSGPAVAGKRLLQRYSTAAEVKARPGGRLPPLYHHDNLLYTTKSPDYCLPDTKRGSLGTVGRQCNATSSGYEGCEYLCCGRGHVTKTEEILERCQCKWYNCCYVKCKTCRKSANTHECN; this is encoded by the exons ATGCTTTCGGAACCCGGGAATCGGCGCACCAACTTAAATTTATTCCAAATCTCTTTCATCGCCCTTGTACTTGTCGTTCAGGATGGAACGTGCATCAAGTGGTT GGCGCTCGGACGCACCGCTGAGGGATGGAATTGGTCAAGGGAATCGTGTACCGGGGCCAGGAGTTCCGGACTTTTGGAGCGAAAACAGGCCAGGGTGTGTCGCGCGGCGCCCGATGTCATGCCCAACCTGGTCGAGGCTGCAAAAGATACAGCGACCGTCTGCCAACAGACGTTTCGGCATCGCAGATGGAACTGTAGTTCGATCCAGCTCGCTCCAAATTACACCCAGGATCTGCTCGGAG GAACTCGAGAACAAGCCTTCGTCTATGCGATgtctgccgctgctgcagttTGGCGACTAGCACGAGGCTGTGCTTTGGGGAGTCTTGCAGCTTGTTCCTGTGCGACACCTCCTCGGAGAGAGCCGCCATCACCCTCCGCCTTGACTTCTTCGTCTGCGGCACTGGGGGCACTAGCTTCAAGGAATTCCTTCAAGTGGGGTGGATGCGGCGATGACGTAAAATCTGCGTCGAGAATCGCTAAGAGATTCCTCCAAGCCTCCAGCCCGCCCGGGACCGGGGCCATGGGTAAATTCATGCACGCGGTAAACATGCACAACAACAGAGCTGGTAGAAGG GCTGTCGAACAGTCGTTGACATTGGAATGCAAATGTCACGGTGTTTCGGGTTCCTGTAGCGTAAGGACCTGCTGGCGAGGACTCGGATCTTCTGGACCAGCGGTTGCAGGAAAACGTCTTCTTCAAAGATACTCAACAGCTGCGGAAGTCAAAGCGAGACCGGGTGGTCGATTGCCTCCTTTATATCACCACGACAACCTCCTCTATACCACCAAAAGCCCAGATTATTGCCTCCCAGATACAAAACGCGGGAGCCTCGGCACCGTGGGAAg ACAGTGCAACGCGACCAGCTCTGGTTACGAGGGTTGCGAATATCTGTGTTGCGGCCGCGGACACGTTACCAAGACGGAAGAGATACTTGAAAGGTGCCAATGCAAATGGTACAATTGCTGTTATGTCAAATGTAAGACTTGCCGCAAGTCCGCTAATACCCACGAATGTaattag
- the LOC105689709 gene encoding EF-hand domain-containing family member C2-like, producing the protein MRRGAPLPVLPGFNFDTRIGQTKFHKPQHFGRIHTGVYYLSEKAKCGIGGKPLPFVGHDRYPALYPRGEVQALPPWLAFDNQRLMFKAYFQETVQERWQSPFQIRVVTISFFLEDGTIKISEPQVDNSGLEQGVLVRRQRIPMPDPVRYRYYDILDLNIGKEPEFFARVYKIVDCDKFTRRFLNRCGIPVPDPIEIPRDPYNERRKVEVFSKKPNRKMDTLAKFLSNDRKVLRFYGYWDDTGSTYGVMHDLELHFYLSDDTIEIKENIPPNSGRDTGLVFIKRMKLPKDFSKVDAPGAADPFTILNVLGENTSSSWYIVDSLNTGISDREFYQDKDLMIGAEINVFGRKVVLTDMDPYTREYYRVKFGIDDFTPLERPDIKKESECKPVEKYVPPYNGYGSYEDSLGNCFSIEPRPPKIDFVKFYEHDKQGFESHVLRFRAKLISNIPENNDRHFIIRVFLTDNTISIFELAVRNSGFKRCLFQKRMEVMMPQQDIYTNKKPKYYEPHQFYIGARVNLNGFNFQITSADIYALRYMEIHCNQFPKANMKLIMEKLRKALKPVYKKFLQENYPVSPECESPVVEYKNLRGALCKYLGDQITEHEMITLARYYSSHEKKERHTREYIRSLVHGELTRQLWTDVERLEEDLHHVDRARTGYLPRDELYTIIRGCRLALDIELLNSMLDHLCKNEEGKIDYNDLLQFIDVKQNPVMPTPPINVKSALWWASEKEPDCGAGVDWCRFLADLDIKEEDCEPMLPAN; encoded by the exons ATGCGTCGTGGCGCTCCGCTGCCTGTACTCCCAGGCTTTAACTTTGATACCAga ATCGGACAAACAAAATTCCACAAGCCCCAACATTTTGGCAGAATTCATACTGGTGTTTATTATTTGTCAGAGAAAGCAAAATGCGGTATTGGCGGAAAACCTTTGCCATTTGTAGGGCATGATCGCTATCCAGCTCTATATCCTCGTGGCGAGGTCCAAGCTCTACCCCCGTGGCTTGCATTTGATAACCAA CGATTGATGTTTAAAGCTTATTTTCAAGAAACAGTTCAAGAGAGATGGCAGTCACCATTTCAGATAAGGGTAGTCACAATAAGTTTCTTTCTGGAGGATGGTACCATAAAGATTTCGGAACCACAAGTTGATAATAGTGGATTAGAACAAG GTGTCCTGGTTAGGCGACAAAGAATACCAATGCCAGATCCTGTACGATATCGATACTACGATATCCTGGATCTTAATATAGGCAAAGAACCAGAGTTCTTTGCTCGGGTGTACAAAATTGTTGACTGCGATAAATTCACCAGAAGATTCCTGAACCGTTGCGGCATACCTGTTCCTGATCCTATTGAAATACCAAGAGATCCCTATAATGAGCGGCGCAAAGTT gaagtattttcaaaaaaaccaaatcgaAAGATGGACACCTTGGCCAAGTTTCTATCCAATGACAGAAAAGTCCTAAGATTTTATGGCTACTGGGATGACACAGGTTCGACATATGGCGTGATGCACGATTTAGAGCTACATTTCTATCTCTCAGATGATACAAttgagataaaagaaaatattccacCAAACTCTGGTCGTGATACTGGCTTGGTGTTCATAAAGCGAATGAAGCTTCCAAAG gatttttcaaaagtcgATGCTCCGGGCGCGGCAGATCCTTTTACCATTCTGAATGTTCTGGGAGAGAATACCTCTTCCAGTTGGTACATAGTAGATTCATTGAACACTGGAATATCTGATAGAGAATTTTACCAGGATAAAGATTTGATGATTGGCGCTGAAATTAATGTATTTGGTAGAAAAGTTGTTCTAACAGACATGGATCCTTACACAAGagaatattatag AGTTAAATTTGGCATAGATGATTTCACGCCATTGGAAAGACCTGATATCAAAAAGGAATCTGAATGTAAGCCAGTAGAGAAATATGTACCTCCATACAATGGATATGGTAGTTACGAAGACTCCCTTGGGAACTGCTTCAGCATAGAGCCAAGGCCGCCGAAGATAGATTTTGTCAAGTTTTACGAACATGATAA GCAGGGTTTTGAGAGTCACGTTCTTCGATTCAGAGCAAAGCTTATATCCAACATACCCGAAAACAATGACCGACATTTCATAATAAGAGTATTTTTAACAGATAATACGATTTCGATATTTGAATTGGCAGTTCGAAACTCAG gTTTCAAGCGATGtttgtttcaaaaaagaaTGGAAGTGATGATGCCTCAACAAGATATTTATACgaacaaaaaaccgaaatattACGAGCCTCATCAATTTTATATCGGTGCGCGAGTCAATCTCAATGggtttaattttcaaataacatcAGCTGATATCTACGCCCTTCGATACATGGAAATTCATTGCAatcag TTTCCTAAGGCCAATATGAAGTTGATAATGGAGAAGTTACGCAAGGCTTTGAAACCGGtatacaaaaaatttctgcaggAAAACTATCCCGTATCTCCAGAGTGCGAATCTCCGGTTGTGGAATACAAAAATTTACG AGGAGCCTTATGCAAATATCTGGGAGACCAGATAACTGAACATGAAATGATCACTCTTGCACGTTATTATTCAtcccatgaaaaaaaagaacgacataCAAGGGAATACATAAG ATCTTTGGTGCATGGAGAATTGACTCGGCAGCTTTGGACAGATGTGGAAAGGTTGGAGGAAGATTTACACCATGTGGACAGAGCAAGAACTGGCTATTTGCCTCGTGACGAGCTCTACACCATTATACGCGGCTGTCGTCTTGCTCTGGACattgaattattaaattcTATGTTAGATCA TCTCTGCAAAAATGAGGAAGGTAAGATCGACTACAATGATCTACTGCAATTCATTGATGTGAAACAGAATCCCGTCATGCCAACACCTCCGATCAATGTAAAG TCTGCTTTGTGGTGGGCATCAGAGAAGGAACCAGACTGCGGTGCGGGCGTTGACTGGTGCAGATTTTTAGCTGATTTAGATATCAAAGAGGAAGATTGCGAGCCGATGTTACCAGCAAactga